Proteins from a single region of Nevskiales bacterium:
- a CDS encoding Gfo/Idh/MocA family oxidoreductase codes for KPMTLNSRDAEDLVALAKREQRVLMTGHLLLFQPAVRWIKQFLDSGKLGTLYSLHQERMDLGRAQPVENVLWALGVHDLAVLLYLVGAHPHRIRASGHHVLTPGVEDDVYVHMEFPSGVRANLHNSWLWPVKRRRLVVVGSTGMLVYNEVHQKVVHYRKRIGADLKNVDEGSELVFEGHGQPLRLELEHFLECMQTRATPLASGESAIEVIKVLEAAAGMLEN; via the coding sequence AAACCGATGACGCTCAACAGCCGCGACGCCGAGGACCTGGTCGCGCTGGCGAAGCGTGAGCAGCGCGTGCTCATGACCGGCCACCTGCTGCTGTTCCAGCCGGCGGTGCGCTGGATCAAGCAGTTCCTCGACAGCGGCAAGCTGGGCACGCTCTACAGCCTGCACCAGGAGCGCATGGACCTGGGCCGCGCGCAGCCGGTGGAGAACGTGCTGTGGGCGCTGGGCGTGCACGACCTGGCCGTGCTGCTGTACCTGGTCGGCGCCCATCCGCACCGCATCCGCGCCAGCGGGCACCACGTGCTGACGCCGGGCGTGGAGGACGACGTGTACGTGCACATGGAATTCCCCAGCGGCGTGCGCGCCAACCTGCACAATTCCTGGCTGTGGCCGGTCAAGCGCCGGCGCCTGGTGGTGGTCGGCTCGACCGGCATGCTGGTCTACAACGAGGTGCACCAGAAGGTGGTGCACTACCGCAAGCGCATCGGCGCGGACCTCAAGAACGTCGATGAAGGCTCCGAGCTGGTGTTCGAGGGCCACGGCCAGCCGCTGCGGCTCGAGCTGGAGCATTTCCTGGAGTGCATGCAAACCCGCGCCACGCCGCTGGCCAGCGGCGAAAGCGCGATCGAAGTCATCAAGGTGCTGGAGGCTGCCGCCGGCATGCTGGAGAACTGA